Proteins encoded together in one Acidobacteriota bacterium window:
- a CDS encoding NAD-dependent epimerase/dehydratase family protein yields the protein MTRYLVTGGAGFIGSHVVDALAARGDAVRVVDDLSTGCRDNLAAHPEIELVEADLAERQVAEAAVAGVDCAIHLAAIPSVPRSVREPRRAHRANVEATHELLLAAREAGVRRVVLASSSSVYGESETLPKHEGLRPAPLSPYALHKLIGEQYAALFSRLYGLETVALRFFNVFGPRQSPLSPYSGVISLFTAALLEGRAPTIYGDGEQTRDFTYVTDIARGVLQACAAPGISGRAVNVARGGRLSVNALCAALQRATGSFVEPRRADSRPGDVRHSQADVSLARELLGLAPAVAVEEGLRRTVDWQRAQAGGVPVRDAGAAGAGA from the coding sequence ATGACGCGTTATCTCGTCACCGGCGGCGCCGGGTTCATCGGGTCCCACGTCGTGGACGCGCTCGCCGCGCGCGGCGACGCGGTCCGCGTGGTGGACGACCTGTCGACCGGCTGCCGCGACAATCTGGCGGCGCATCCGGAGATCGAGCTGGTCGAGGCCGACCTCGCCGAGCGGCAGGTAGCCGAGGCGGCGGTGGCCGGGGTCGACTGCGCCATCCACCTGGCGGCGATCCCTTCCGTGCCGCGATCCGTGCGGGAGCCGCGCCGTGCCCACCGCGCCAACGTCGAGGCGACGCACGAGCTGCTGCTCGCCGCCCGCGAGGCCGGCGTGCGGCGGGTGGTGCTGGCCAGCTCGTCGTCCGTCTACGGCGAGTCGGAGACCCTGCCGAAGCACGAGGGGCTGCGCCCCGCGCCCCTGTCGCCGTACGCGTTGCACAAGCTGATCGGCGAGCAGTACGCGGCGCTGTTCAGCCGGCTGTACGGGCTGGAGACGGTCGCGCTGCGGTTCTTCAACGTGTTCGGACCGCGGCAATCGCCGCTGTCGCCCTACTCGGGCGTCATCTCGCTGTTCACGGCGGCGCTGCTCGAGGGACGCGCACCGACGATCTACGGGGACGGCGAGCAGACGCGTGATTTCACCTACGTCACCGACATCGCCCGCGGCGTCCTGCAGGCCTGCGCCGCGCCGGGGATCTCGGGACGGGCCGTCAACGTCGCCCGCGGCGGCCGACTGTCGGTCAACGCGCTGTGCGCGGCGTTGCAGCGGGCCACCGGGAGCTTCGTCGAGCCGCGCCGCGCCGACTCGCGACCCGGCGACGTCCGGCACTCGCAGGCGGACGTGTCGCTGGCCCGCGAGCTCCTGGGCCTCGCGCCGGCCGTGGCGGTCGAGGAGGGGCTCCGGCGCACCGTCGACTGGCAGCGCGCGCAGGCGGGCGGCGTGCCCGTCCGGGATGCGGGGGCGGCAGGCGCCGGCGCGTGA
- a CDS encoding sigma-54-dependent Fis family transcriptional regulator has product MKHRIVVIDDEIAIRDSLKMILEYDGYECLLAPSGQAGLACVERDDPDLVFLDVKMPGMDGIEVLRKIRALDELLPVVIISGHGTVSTAVEATRLGAFDFLEKPLSTDRVTVTIRNALNQRRLRTENRSWRRAAEARHEMVGDSRALHAMTEEIRRAAPVRSAVLIQGESGVGKELVARAIHRNGPRVRERFVQVNCAAIPDDLIESELFGHERGSFTGATEKQVGKFEQADRGTIFLDEIGDMSLKTQAKVLRVLQEGEVERLGSARTIRVDVRVLAATHRNLEQAIDAGEFREDLYFRLSVLPIQVPPLRERAEDIPLLVRHFATMFARENNFRPKPFSEEAVGALARHHWRGNVRELRNSVERLLVMVSGQSITLGDVRSVLRLDERPAAAGSAAGARTLREFKEVSERSFLVARLRELDWNISRTAEEIDTPRSNLYKKLEQYRISQESDG; this is encoded by the coding sequence ATGAAGCACCGCATCGTGGTCATCGACGACGAGATCGCCATCCGCGACTCGCTGAAGATGATCCTGGAGTACGACGGCTACGAGTGCCTGCTCGCCCCCAGCGGGCAGGCGGGGCTGGCGTGCGTCGAGCGCGACGATCCGGATCTGGTGTTCCTCGACGTCAAGATGCCGGGGATGGACGGCATCGAGGTGCTGCGCAAGATCCGGGCGCTGGACGAGCTGCTGCCGGTGGTCATCATCTCCGGGCACGGGACGGTGAGCACGGCGGTGGAGGCGACCCGGCTCGGGGCGTTCGACTTCCTCGAGAAGCCGCTGTCGACCGACCGCGTGACCGTCACGATCCGCAACGCCCTGAACCAGCGCCGGCTCCGCACGGAGAACCGGAGCTGGCGGCGGGCCGCCGAGGCGCGCCACGAGATGGTGGGGGACAGCCGCGCGCTGCACGCGATGACCGAGGAGATCCGGCGTGCCGCGCCCGTACGGAGCGCGGTGCTGATTCAGGGCGAGAGCGGCGTCGGCAAGGAGCTGGTCGCGCGCGCCATTCATCGCAACGGGCCGCGGGTCCGCGAGCGGTTCGTGCAGGTCAACTGCGCCGCGATCCCCGACGACCTGATCGAGTCGGAGCTGTTCGGTCACGAGCGCGGGTCGTTCACCGGCGCCACCGAGAAGCAGGTGGGGAAGTTCGAGCAGGCGGACCGTGGCACCATCTTCCTGGACGAGATCGGCGACATGTCGCTGAAGACGCAGGCCAAGGTGCTGCGGGTCCTCCAGGAGGGCGAGGTGGAGCGGCTGGGGTCGGCCCGCACCATTCGCGTGGACGTCCGCGTCCTGGCCGCGACCCACCGGAACCTGGAGCAGGCCATCGACGCGGGCGAGTTCCGGGAGGACCTGTACTTTCGCCTGAGCGTGCTGCCGATTCAGGTGCCGCCGCTGCGCGAGCGGGCGGAGGACATTCCCCTGCTCGTACGGCACTTCGCGACGATGTTCGCGCGGGAGAACAACTTTCGGCCGAAGCCGTTCAGCGAGGAGGCGGTCGGCGCGCTCGCGCGGCACCACTGGCGGGGAAACGTCCGCGAGCTGCGCAACTCGGTCGAGCGCCTGCTGGTGATGGTTTCGGGGCAGTCGATCACGCTCGGCGACGTGCGTTCGGTGCTGCGGCTCGACGAGCGGCCCGCCGCGGCCGGCTCGGCGGCGGGGGCGCGCACCCTGCGCGAGTTCAAGGAGGTCAGCGAGCGCAGCTTCCTCGTCGCCCGACTGCGGGAGCTCGACTGGAACATCTCCCGCACGGCCGAGGAGATCGACACGCCCCGTAGTAATCTCTACAAGAAGCTGGAGCAGTACCGCATCAGCCAGGAGAGCGACGGCTGA
- a CDS encoding glutamate--cysteine ligase, giving the protein MRIAFRGSPRPTVGVELELQLLDPETMNLVAGAPAILQKTADVAHVKAELIESTIELNTDVCEDVAAVRRDLQERISQLLDVTDELGYQVACVGTHPFSRWAEQRITDSERYRRLVDQCQWPARRLMIFGVHVHVGIESGEKAIAVSNGLTTYLPHLLALSASSPFFNGADTGLASCRSKIFESLPTAGLPYRLLNWAEFQRLMITLVSAKAIESIREIWWDVRPHPTFGTIEVRICDGLPTLDEVMAVTALIQALVVWLGEKYDEGMYMPLHRHWIVRENKWRAARWSTEAEIIVDEDGNLERLDESLVGLVEEVTPVAKRLGGDAELQGVGAMLGTGLSYRRQRRIYDETGDYAAVMKALVREFRENAPILA; this is encoded by the coding sequence ATGAGGATTGCGTTCCGTGGATCGCCGCGTCCGACGGTCGGGGTGGAGCTCGAGCTGCAGCTCCTCGATCCCGAGACCATGAACCTGGTCGCCGGCGCGCCGGCGATTCTGCAGAAGACCGCCGACGTCGCGCACGTCAAGGCGGAGCTCATCGAGTCGACCATCGAGCTGAACACGGACGTCTGCGAGGATGTCGCCGCCGTGCGCCGGGACCTGCAGGAGCGTATCTCCCAGCTCCTGGACGTCACCGACGAGCTCGGCTACCAGGTGGCATGCGTCGGCACGCACCCCTTCTCGAGGTGGGCGGAGCAGCGGATCACCGACTCGGAGCGTTATCGGCGGCTGGTCGATCAGTGCCAGTGGCCGGCGCGCCGCCTCATGATCTTCGGCGTTCATGTCCATGTAGGCATCGAGAGCGGCGAGAAGGCGATCGCGGTCAGTAACGGGTTGACCACCTATCTGCCGCACCTGCTGGCGCTCTCCGCCAGCTCGCCCTTCTTCAACGGCGCCGACACCGGACTGGCGTCCTGCCGGAGCAAGATATTCGAGAGCCTGCCGACCGCCGGCCTGCCCTACCGTCTGCTCAACTGGGCCGAGTTCCAGCGGCTGATGATCACCCTGGTCAGCGCCAAGGCGATCGAGTCGATTCGGGAGATCTGGTGGGACGTTCGCCCGCATCCCACCTTCGGCACCATCGAGGTGCGCATCTGCGACGGCCTGCCGACGCTGGACGAGGTGATGGCCGTCACCGCGCTGATCCAGGCGCTGGTGGTCTGGCTGGGAGAGAAGTACGACGAGGGGATGTACATGCCGCTCCACCGGCACTGGATCGTCCGCGAGAACAAGTGGCGGGCGGCGCGCTGGTCCACCGAGGCGGAGATCATCGTCGACGAGGACGGCAACCTGGAGCGCCTGGACGAGAGCCTGGTCGGACTCGTGGAAGAGGTGACGCCGGTGGCGAAGCGTCTCGGCGGCGACGCCGAGCTGCAGGGCGTCGGCGCCATGCTCGGGACCGGCCTGAGCTACCGGCGGCAGCGGCGCATCTACGACGAGACCGGCGACTACGCGGCGGTGATGAAGGCGCTCGTCCGGGAGTTCCGCGAGAACGCGCCGATCCTGGCCTGA